In the genome of Podospora pseudocomata strain CBS 415.72m chromosome 2 map unlocalized CBS415.72m_2.2, whole genome shotgun sequence, one region contains:
- a CDS encoding uncharacterized protein (EggNog:ENOG503Q0CB), giving the protein MMPSPPETEQECDSNDPVDILSDRDLARYIAKARQHRESDTIENNTLLLTSRYITKFYTTLSHVKDVEVAILQAHALGIRAPELKRVIKAKDGTYECIMTRIQGVTLESCWPDLSLFTTIRLAIQLRTIVQRMRRITRPTAGSLGTGICRSFWLEEFYGVPSHASAAVVGQIVNFWCGFQSYGRERRKTLAEHRESCEMVEQDARGQELVFTHHDLAPRNIIVESGTSKLWLVDWDESGFYPRYFEYAGMRNLEYPPEWGWYGEWRWKIFCWIVAKFCSYDKQAEMLRDIRQKAGRFPGGRRFNIKAGVTSSERPVDD; this is encoded by the coding sequence ATgatgccatcaccaccagaaaCGGAACAAGAATGCGACTCAAACGACCCGGTGGATATCTTGTCCGACAGGGACCTGGCACGATACATCGCCAAAGCCCGCCAACATCGCGAGTCGGACACGATAGAGAATAACACATTGCTTCTCACTTCCCGATACATCACTAAGTTCTACACCACACTATCACACGTGAAAGATGTCGAAGTGGCGATACTACAAGCCCACGCGCTGGGCATCCGAGCCCCAGAGTTGAAGCGCGTCATCAAAGCAAAGGATGGCACCTATGAGTGCATAATGACACGGATACAAGGCGTGACATTAGAAAGTTGCTGGCCGGACTtatccctcttcaccaccatccgaCTAGCCATCCAACTGCGAACAATAGTCCAAAGAATGAGAAGGATAACCCGACCAACGGCTGGCTCGTTGGGGACAGGGATATGCAGGAGTTTCTGGCTGGAGGAGTTTTATGGCGTGCCATCGCATGCCTCTGCCGCGGTGGTGGGACAAATCGTCAATTTCTGGTGCGGGTTTCAGAGTTATGGCCGGGAGAGGAGAAAAACACTGGCTGAGCACAGAGAGAGTTGTGAGATGGTGGAGCAGGACGCGAGAGGGCAGGAGTTGGTGTTTACACACCACGACCTCGCCCCGAGGAATATCATCGTCGAGTCGGGGACGTCAAAACTGTGGCTGGTGGACTGGGACGAAAGCGGCTTTTACCCCCGATACTTTGAATACGCCGGCATGAGAAACCTCGAGTACCCGCCAGAATGGGGCTGGTACGGCGAGTGGAGGTGGAAAATATTCTGCTGGATCGTCGCCAAGTTTTGTTCCTACGACAAACAAGCGGAGATGTTGAGGGATATCAGACAAAAGGCCGGGAGGTTCccaggagggaggaggttcaaCATCAAAGCTGGGGTGACGTCTTCGGAGAGGCCAGTGGATGATTGA
- a CDS encoding uncharacterized protein (EggNog:ENOG503P2EU; COG:S), with the protein MTKISLLKAGILKNRLAYKDITTGGMDGIIKQLEAWHGKLPSDMQLTNLGNFNVSPHARWSIYHIHLLYLGAFMLVYRRLAAQTIRSIKAGDESLLDTNNSTVIKLVKLGVEAGRDSARILGLLYADRGIFKRCWLVIFQTHTSCVVILHSAAQKMLHKHPESSWTEDMNRARGCLDVLRYCGTIDPVALRFLIRLSSIYEKLLEFGETCRSDRQRIEDWVPPPPDLVEDPAATPEPEVSSNTSENPSAPSEKWEYLLRIPKDADPDLAKLSVSLLYALCRPWGDPNARGTTEPTTVTQSCKSEMAERGLPSEKPNFFSSDVDWSREGASAPFRWDTRSMGICGISNKVTSKIVPPKMGPEVMFLGSEEPNGWSPAHDVEIYEDE; encoded by the exons ATGACCAAGATATCCTTACTCAAGGCAGGAATCTTGAAGAATCGTCTGGCTTACAaagacatcaccaccggcggtATGGATGGTATCATCAAGCAGCTTGAGGCCTGGCACGGAAAGCTCCCATCCGATATGCAACTGACAAACCTGGGCAACTTCAACGTCTCACCGCATGCCCGTTGGTCCATTTACCATATTCATCTACTCTACCTTGGTGCTTTCATGCTGGTCTATCGCAGGCTAGCTGCCCAGACGATTCGGTCTATCAAGGCAGGGGACGAGAGTCTCCTAGACACCAATAATTCCACTGTTATCAAGCTGGTCAAATTGGGTGTGGAGGCAGGCAGGGACTCCGCTCGGATCCTTGGGCTCCTCTACGCTGATAGAGGCATTTTCAAGCGCTGCTGGCTGGTCAT CTTCCAAACCCACACATCATGTGTCGTTATCCTGCACTCGGCCGCCCAGAAGATGCTTCATAAGCATCCCGAGTCATCGTGGACTGAGGACATGAACAGGGCCCGAGGCTGCCTGGATGTCCTTCGCTACTGCGGAACCATTGATCCCGTCGCCCTGCGCTTCCTTATCAGATTGTCCAGTATTTACGAAAAGCTCCTGGAATTCGGTGAAACATGCCGATCTGACAGACAACGGATTGAGGACTGGGTTCCTCCGCCACCCGACCTTGTGGAGGACCCGGCAGCCACCCCGGAGCCGGAGGTGTCTAGCAATACCTCTGAAAACCCCAGCGCCCCGTCGGAAAAGTGGGAATATCTGCTCCGCATCCCCAAGGACGCCGACCCTGACCTGGCCAAGCTATCCGTCTCACTTCTCTACGCGCTTTGCCGGCCCTGGGGAGACCCTAACGCTCGCGGTACCACCgagcccaccaccgtcacgCAGTCGTGCAAATCCGAGATGGCCGAGCGAGGTTTACCTTCGGAGAAACCCAATTTCTTCTCTAGCGATGTTGACTGGAGCCGCGAGGGGGCATCGGCTCCCTTCCGATGGGACACAAGAAGCATGGGTATTTGCGGCATCAGCAACAAGGTCACGTCCAAGATTGTTCCACCCAAGATGGGGCCAGAGGTGATGTTTTTGGGAAGCGAGGAGCCGAACGGGTGGTCACCGGCACATGATGTGGAGATTTATGAGGATGAATGA
- a CDS encoding uncharacterized protein (EggNog:ENOG503P2EU; COG:S), giving the protein MAPPPTTYQPIQPASAKRERDGVSSGPRSGPSSIFSGGSRQQTKRLKAVTQACHTCRRFKARCDGARPRCGGCASKDKPCGYEGEEGQSLQAAKQARLEALEKLMSALQYKSSEEAEELLQRIRTGDDPAVVLGGTDSGGESQSPPAAVAPSVTESGSGSGSSRLSGPVTSIAGSRTGSVDSRAPTSSSSTLVALSVSARLHDPVNLYLAAFPSAKTMWAGVQSFYSSSGKLFHVFTVEQVNQHHRAVFGLDNRPKLDERVSISCLAIVAAIGVQYNPNEFEKGTDELLYSAARLLYTDVLEFGPLLAIKVCTLLAMYNINNKGTVALAYIETGLTMCHRQSDSAGVCNADHLTEQEWVEFRKTWRTLMFFNSWLASTLGYISGADDSAFEKVVPLAENEVDIYTKELGESRSSMLPTTMILPLY; this is encoded by the exons ATGGCCCCGCCACCAACGACCTaccaacccatccagccCGCTTCTGCCAAACGAGAGAGGGACGGAGTTTCCTCCGGCCCACGTTCAGGGCCGTCGTCGATCTTCAGCGGGGGGAGCCGCCAGCAGACGAAACGCCTCAAGGCCGTCACCCAGGCCTGCCACACGTGTCGGCGTTTCAAAGCCAGA TGTGACGGCGCGCGTCCGAGATGCGGAGGATGCGCTTCCAAGGACAAACCTTGCGGCtacgagggagaggagggccaGTCCCTTCAGGCGGCTAAGCAAGCGCGCCTCGAAGCGCTTGAGAAACTGATGAGCGCGCTGCAGTACAAGTCCAGCGAGGAGGCCGAAGAGCTGCTACAGCGCATCCGTACCGGAGATGATCCCgccgtcgtcctcggcggtACCGATAGCGGCGGCGAATCTCAAAGCCCTCCGGCAGCCGTCGCTCCAAGCGTGACGGAATCcggctctggctctggctccAGCAGGCTGTCCGGCCCCGTCACTTCCATTGCCGGCTCTCGGACAGGTTCCGTGGATTCACGGGCGCcgacatcttcctcctcgacgtTGGTGGCTTTATCCGTGTCAGCAAGGCTACACGACCCGGTGAACTTGTATCTCGCTGCCTTCCCCAGTGCAAAAACAATGTGGGCTGGTGTCCAGAGCTTCTACAGCTCGAGCGGCAAACTGTTTCATGTCTTCACAGTCGAACAGGTCAATCAGCATCATAGGGCAGTGTTCGGTTTGGACAACCGCCCCAAGCTTGACGAACGGGTCTCTATTAGCTGCCTCGCCATCGTCGCAGCCATCGGTGTCCAATACAACCCCAATGAGTTCGAAAAAGGGACAGATGAACTTCTCTATTCTGCTGCTCGCCTGTTGTACACGGATGTCCTCGAGTTTGGGCCCCTGCTGGCCATCAAAGTCTGCACCTTGCTTGCCATGTACAATATCAACAACAAGGGGACTGTTGCTCTGGCATACATCGAGACAGGACTTACCATGTGCCACCGACAAAGCGACAGTGCTGGAGTCTGCAACGCCGACCACTTGACCGAGCAGGAATGGGTCGAGTTCAGAAAAACTTGGAGGACTTTGATGTTCTTCAACAGCTGGCTTGCCTCTACCCTTGGCTACATCTCCGGCGCTGATGACTCGGCTTTTGAGAAAGTGGTGCCA CTTGCAGAGAACGAAGTCGACATTTACACAAAGGAACTTGGAGAGAGTAGGTCATCTATGCTTCCCACGACCATGATCCTGCCGCTTTACTGA
- a CDS encoding uncharacterized protein (COG:S; EggNog:ENOG503NUPT) encodes MKPLSRGPCMLRPSTSYASIQARNLSPQTRFTRHSSKMTSKPQPRPPPPENHTVELLRRHLTPVPPISQSSSTLTNFFAPFAYNDTKIILIGDSTHGTSEFYQARAELTKYFIQHHGFNIVAVEADWPDAEAIDKHVRPRSPSAPSLTQDSEKPFQRFPTWMWRNVEFQNFTKWLKEWNEGKDSKTEAVGFYGLDLYSLGKSMQAVVDYLDKIDPEMAKVAQKRYERMMMWAEEPHEYGLEALAAGFKGCEKDVIKILNSLLRKRVEYESMIWDGEEFHSGEQNARLVKDAEQYYKAMYYGRDESWNLRDKHMFETLNRIIKHRSRSTPSKAIVWAHNSHIGDARATSMGWSNDELNIGQLCKEAYGDQALTIGCLTNTGTVAAARKWDGDMQVMKLRPGLPNSYEQLMHATAVKNFVLDLRVGHCNEELIKALMEKRLERFVGVIYAPGTERQSHYSHAVLPEQLDGFIWFDETKHVGALEVHQPHTTVEFDDTWPFGL; translated from the exons ATGAAACCATTGTCCAGAGGACCTTGTATGTTGAGGCCTTCTACTTCGTATGCGAGTATTCAAGCCCGAAACCTGTCTCCTCAAACCCGTTTCACGAGACACTCGTCCAAAATGACCTCCAAGCCACAACCccggccccccccccctgaaAATCACACCGTAGAGCTTCTCCGCCGGCACCTCACACCCGTCCCACCCATCTCACAatcctcttcaaccctcaccaactTCTTCGCCCCCTTTGCCTACAACGACACCAAAATAATCCTAATCGGCGACTCCACCCACGGCACCTCGGAATTCTACCAAGCCCGCGCCGAACTCACAAAGTACTTTATCCAACACCACGGCTTCAACATCGTCGCCGTAGAAGCCGACTGGCCCGACGCCGAAGCCATCGACAAACATGTCCGCCCTCGCTCCCCATCCgctccctccctcacccaagACAGCGAGAAGCCCTTTCAGCGCTTTCCCACTTGGATGTGGCGGAACGTCGAGTTTCAGAACTTTACCAAATGGTTGAAGGAGTGGAATGAAGGGAAGGACAGCAAGACTGAGGCAGTGGGGTTTTACGGGTTAGATTTGTATTCACTGGGCAAGTCGATGCAAGCTGTGGTGGATTACCTTGACAAAATTGATCCCGAGATGGCAAAGGTGGCACAAAAAAGGTACGAGAGAATGATGATGTGGGCGGAGGAGCCGCACGAGTATGGGCTGGAGGCGCTTGCGGCTGGGTTTAAGGGATGTGAGAAGGATGTGATCAAGATTTTGAATAGcttgctgaggaagagggttgaGTACGAGAGCATGatttgggatggggaggagtttCATTCTGGGGAGCAGAATGCGAGGTTGGTCAAAG ATGCGGAACAATATTACAAAGCGATGTACTACGGCCGCGACGAGTCATGGAATCTGAGAGATAAACACATGTTTGAAACGTTGAACCGAATCATCAAGCACCGATCGAGGAGCACGCCGTCCAAGGCCATTGTCTGGGCGCATAACAGCCACATTGGCGATGCGCGTGCCACCAGTATGGGCTGGTCGAACGATGAACTCAATATCGGGCAACTCTGCAAAGAGGCCTACGGAGATCAAGCCCTTACCATAGGTTGTTTGACCAACACCGGAACAGTCGCTGCTGCTCGCAAGTGGGATGGAGATATGCAAGTCATGAAGCTACGACCTGGTCTGCCAAACAGCTACGAACAGTTAATGCACGCCACAGCTGTCAAGAACTTTGTTCTGGACCTGCGAGTTGGTCATTGCAACGAGGAGCTGATAAAGGCGCTCATGGAAAAACGGTTGGAGAGGTTTGTTGGAGTCATCTACGCTCCTGGCACCGAGAGGCAGTCGCATTACTCCCATGCTGTTTTGCCTGAACAGTTGGATGGTTTTATCTGGTTCGATGAGACCAAGCATGTCGGGGCACTCGAGGTGCACCAGCCCCATACGACAGTCGAATTTGATGATACCTGGCCATTCGGTTTGTAA
- a CDS encoding uncharacterized protein (EggNog:ENOG503PR4Y; COG:S), translating into MTDPGNRERGLRAAISNPRVSERAKQRDREILEQEFGESFETDPTSATTSGKKKASSEESIPDTSSRTFRASQTYGSRKTRSSSSGDLETSAPSASMSSTVDDSSIDGKDRGNVVRGLKAALTNPHVSEKAKDRDRKKLQELGESVE; encoded by the exons ATGACTGACCCTGGGAACCGTGAGCGCGGCCTTCGGGCTGCTATCAGCAATCCCCGTGTGTCGGAGAGGGCCAAACAACGGGACCGAGAGATCTTGGAACAGGAATTCGGTGAATCGTTCGAAACAGATCCAACTTCCGCAACAACAAGTGGCAAAAAGAAGGCCTCTTCCGAGGAATCAATTCCGGACACATCATCGAGGACATTTCGAGCATCCCAAACATACGGCAGCAGGAAAACACGAAGTTCGTCCAGCGGTGATCTTGAAACCAGCGCTCCTTCGGCCAGCATGTCATCGACGGTTGACGACAGTAGCATCGACGGCAAGGACAGGGGTAACGT TGTTCGGGGCCTCAAAGCGGCACTTACAAATCCTCATGTCTCGGAAAAGGCCAAAGATCGGGATCGCAAGAAGTTGCAGGAGCTAGGGGAGTCAGTAGAGTGA
- a CDS encoding uncharacterized protein (EggNog:ENOG503P0C4; COG:Q) → MQSVLQSITGLGPTPVHPSNLDGKVAIVTGGALGIGFEVSRALANAGCRVIMVNRKEEQGDDAISTIKSESPNAQVEWKGCDLGSLKEVREVFSDLRNSLDRLDYLVLSAGINTNQYGLDADGIDRHFGVNFLGHFYAVNQLWPLLRKTDKELGGKPRVVFEASEMHRGAPKNVHFASLEEINDEKLGPTELYARTKLAMILFAKYGLAGKVIKENGDGIIAVSVHPGAVNTAMQQQWKDAYPGITGKLLTWAMLSFGRDVEQGSYSALWALTSPKIEEENMNGWYFNDPDTPGKESAQASDEKLGTALFDLSEMIIKEKVGEDALVDWKECA, encoded by the coding sequence ATGCAATCCGTCCTCCAATCCATCACCGGCCTCGGCCCAACCCCcgtccacccctccaacctggACGGCAAAGTCGCCATCGTTACTGGCGGCGCCCTCGGAATCGGCTTCGAAGTCTCTCGCGCCCTCGCCAACGCCGGCTGCAGAGTGATTATGGTCAACCgcaaagaagagcaaggcgacgacgccatctccaccatcaagTCGGAGTCGCCGAATGCGCAAGTCGAATGGAAGGGCTGCGACCTCGGCTCGCTCAAGGAAGTCAGAGAGGTCTTCTCCGACCTTCGAAACTCGCTCGATCGGTTGGATTATTTGGTTTTGTCGGCGGGGATCAACACTAATCAGTATGGGCTTGATGCCGATGGGATTGACAGGCACTTTGGGGTGAACTTTCTGGGGCACTTTTACGCGGTGAATCAGCTTTGGCCTTTGCTGCGCAAGACGGACAAGGAGCTTGGGGGAAagccgagggtggtgtttgaggCGAGCGAGATGCATAGGGGGGCGCCGAAGAATGTGCATTTTGCCAGTTTGGAGGAGATCAATGATGAGAAGTTGGGGCCAACGGAGTTGTATGCGAGGACGAAGCTTGCCATGATTTTGTTTGCAAAGTATGGGCTTGCCGGGAAGGTGATTAAGGAGAATGGAGATGGGATTATTGCTGTTTCGGTGCATCCTGGGGCGGTCAATACTGCgatgcagcagcagtggAAGGATGCATATCCGGGGATTACGGGCAAGTTGCTGACGTGGGCGATGTTGTCGTTTGGGAGGGATGTGGAGCAGGGTTCTTATAGTGCGTTGTGGGCATTGACGAGTCCtaagattgaggaggagaatatGAATGGGTGGTACTTTAATGATCCTGATACGCCGGGGAAGGAGTCGGCGCAGGCTTCGGATGAGAAGTTGGGGACTGCATTGTTCGATTTGTCGGAGATGATTatcaaggagaaggttggagaggatgctCTTGTTGACTGGAAGGAGTGTGCTTAA
- a CDS encoding uncharacterized protein (COG:S; EggNog:ENOG503P2IF), whose product MTAISSSCRSGLIRAALLGLGVFQLHGLVEGQEISDSPPPDKFVRRGFARVALIGDYLYIEGGEVSQQVGDQNQQGSRSNYMNSTLSIDMSKSWDAKTVPIRIIDNKISGKPPARSRPAFWTNQQDGSFYVWGGMVSYRKDRVMPKFPELYKFVTDGSGGGKWSIETPSNPDFLRTVYLTELAASAATDETAFIFGGLAGEWTDLTVGWGRTEIATGALAFNMKTKTFEKLGYEETLVGAVAEHIPQFNFGTKKQGVILIMGGYIPEKRVDGNSAIDYSSVSSHLFDNITIFDPETRQMHYQTTTGPTPPGPRREFCLAGFATKEGGYDILLFGGESKREPELDFRYEDAWILSLPGFVWTKAPNMPTQRRADHHCTPAGKRQVISVGGTAPGWREPDPAPQGLMVFDMPSMTWRFNYDADAGDYESPQVIKDWYKNGSLSKVKWSTPILQQVFAPDSFGIPNPDSPDPNSQSSGQGHSIGAIVGGVLGGLAGLLALIAVGIWYFFYRPLKQKQKLPQTGSQEALAAGDKYLYTRTPVNIPLQEAEAGWKPAEVASNHGYAELSVFSPGLGPSPSVSPGPPQYSFRPAGPQSPMEMDGYSERR is encoded by the exons ATGACTGCTatctccagctcctgcagGTCAGGATTAATTCGAGCCGCCCTCCTCGGACTTGGAGTTTTTCAACTTCACGGCTTGGTAGAGGGCCAAGAAATATCCGACTCACCTCCACCAGACAAGTTTGTGCGCCGAGGATTTGCAAGAG TGGCACTCATCGGGGACTACCTTTACATTGAGGGCGGAGAAGTCTCCCAGCAGGTCGGTGACCAAAACCAGCAGGGATCCCGATCAAACTACATGAACTCAACCCTTTCCATCGACATGTCCAAGTCCTGGGACGCCAAAACCGTTCCAATAAGAATCATTGATAACAAAATTTCCGGAAAACCTCCGGCCAGATCGCGGCCTGCATTCTGGACCAACCAACAGGATGGATCATTTTATGTCTGGGGTGGTATGGTCTCCTACAGAAAAGACCGCGTGATGCCAAAGTTTCCCGAGCTCTACAAGTTTGTGACAGATGGCTCCGGGGGAGGAAAATGGTCAATCGAGACACCGTCAAACCCAGACTTTCTTCGGACGGTGTACCTGACAGAATTGGCAGCTTCTGCCGCGACGGATGAAACAGCTTTTATATTCGGCGGCCTGGCAGGCGAGTGGACCGACCTGACTGTCGGGTGGGGCAGGACAGAAATCGCCACAGGCGCCCTGGCGTTCAACATGAAGACCAAAACTTTTGAAAAACTTGGATACGAAGAAACATTGGTGGGCGCGGTAGCCGAGCACATCCCACAGTTCAACTTTGGCACCAAGAAGCAGGGTGTCATCTTGATCATGGGAGGGTACATTCCCGAGAAGCGGGTAGATGGAAACAGTGCAATTGATTACAGCTCGGTCTCGAGCCACTTGTTTGATAACATTACTATTTTCGATCCAGAGACAAGACAAATGCACTATCAGACCACCACAGGTCCTACACCCCCAGGTCCCAGGCGGGAGTTTTGCCTGGCAGGCTTTGCTACCAAAGAAGGTGGTTATGACAT TCTTCTCTTCGGAGGAGAAAGCAAAAGGGAGCCAGAACTCGACTTCCGTTACGAAGACGCATGGATCCTCAGCCTGCCAGGCTTCGTCTGGACCAAGGCCCCCAACATGCCCACCCAGCGAAGAGCAGACCATCACTGCACCCCAGCGGGAAAACGTCAAGTCATCAGTGTAGGCGGGACAGCCCCGGGGTGGCGAGAGCCAGATCCGGCCCCGCAAGGTCTCATGGTATTCGACATGCCGAGCATGACGTGGCGGTTCAATTACGATGCCGACGCGGGCGATTATGAGTCCCCTCAAGTCATCAAGGACTGGTACAAGAATGG ATCCCTAAGCAAGGTCAAGTGGTCCACTCCAATACTCCAACAAGTCTTCGCCCCAGACTCCTTCGGCATCCCTAACCCAGACTCACCTGACCCCAACAGCCAATCTTCAGGACAAGGTCACTCTATCGGCGCCATAGTAGGGGGCGTACTAGGGGGACTCGCAGGCCTATTAGCTCTAATTGCCGTAGGCATCTGGTACTTCTTCTATCGACCACTgaagcaaaagcaaaagctGCCCCAGACAGGCTCACAAGAGGCTCTCGCCGCAGGCGACAAGTATCTGTACACCAGAACGCCTGTGAACATACCTCTCCAAGAGGCAGAGGCTGGGTGGAAACCAGCTGAGGTCGCTTCCAATCATGGGTATGCCGAGTTGTCAGTGTTTTCGCCCGGCTTGGGCCCTTCACCGAGCGTGAGCCCAGGTCCACCGCAATACAGCTTTCGACCGGCAGGGCCACAGTCGCCtatggagatggatgggtatAGTGAGAGACGGTGA